In a single window of the Leptospira sanjuanensis genome:
- a CDS encoding glycosyltransferase family 2 protein: protein MKKKNITYVIPCLNEEKTLPLVLEKLVRLKKELKQYNVEILVSDNGSKDKSVSIAKKFGAKVVHCKERGYGAALNFGIINAGGEVVLFADADDTYDFLESPALLAEIEKGAEFVIGSRLDGTIHKGAMPFLHRYLGTPVINWIINVLYSKKGNRVKDANSGFRCFLKKKYLEWEIESTGMEFASEMLVKALRSGVKLSHVPISLHPDVAGRVPHLRTWRDGMRHLLQILIHSQQLFYYTGFALFFTGWAITIAGYFTGIIQVGPFHIFGIHSLTVSLLVATLGQTVWAIGLFLAARKIPELGLYSKLNLLSEDLLFWYSARMILFVVLLFAFIVFRWWRNAFQVLDLEKEILMISFLSVQILNLIGQTITAHLLKRT, encoded by the coding sequence ATGAAGAAAAAGAATATCACTTATGTCATCCCCTGTTTGAACGAGGAAAAAACGCTTCCTCTCGTTTTGGAAAAGCTCGTTCGACTCAAGAAAGAATTGAAACAATACAACGTTGAAATTCTCGTTTCCGACAACGGAAGCAAAGATAAATCGGTATCGATCGCAAAGAAGTTCGGCGCGAAAGTCGTACATTGCAAAGAAAGAGGATACGGGGCCGCGCTCAACTTCGGAATTATCAACGCCGGCGGAGAAGTAGTTCTTTTTGCGGACGCTGATGATACGTATGACTTTCTGGAATCGCCCGCACTGCTTGCGGAGATCGAAAAAGGTGCGGAGTTCGTGATCGGCTCCCGGTTGGACGGAACGATTCATAAAGGTGCGATGCCGTTTTTGCATCGTTATTTGGGGACGCCGGTCATAAACTGGATTATCAATGTATTATATTCAAAAAAAGGAAATCGTGTAAAGGACGCGAACTCAGGCTTTCGTTGTTTCTTAAAAAAGAAATATCTGGAATGGGAGATCGAAAGTACGGGAATGGAATTCGCTTCCGAGATGCTCGTTAAAGCGCTGAGAAGCGGAGTGAAACTTTCACACGTTCCGATCAGTCTTCATCCTGATGTTGCGGGAAGGGTTCCTCATTTAAGAACTTGGAGGGACGGGATGAGACATCTTTTACAGATTCTCATCCATTCTCAGCAGCTTTTTTATTATACTGGTTTTGCTCTGTTTTTTACGGGATGGGCGATTACGATCGCGGGTTATTTTACGGGAATCATTCAAGTGGGACCGTTCCATATCTTCGGAATTCATTCGCTTACCGTTTCCCTTCTCGTTGCGACTTTAGGGCAGACGGTCTGGGCGATCGGTCTGTTTTTGGCGGCTCGTAAGATTCCGGAACTCGGTTTGTATTCCAAGCTGAATCTTCTTTCCGAAGATTTGCTTTTCTGGTACTCCGCGAGAATGATTCTTTTCGTGGTTCTTCTTTTTGCTTTTATCGTGTTTCGCTGGTGGCGAAATGCCTTTCAGGTTCTCGATTTGGAAAAGGAGATTCTGATGATCAGCTTTTTGAGCGTTCAGATTTTAAATTTAATCGGACAAACGATTACCGCTCATCTTCTAAAAAGAACATAA
- a CDS encoding O-antigen ligase family protein — MSQVFNIKILPLPLLAFALSLLFFFDPSNPALSRDSVVFAFFVWVICAGISFKKKNHRIHPLFLLACLLLIGLSTINGINRAPVVYFPQKVNIKLLYVAALCITLILYFKNFHPIFLFIHTVAFACSTPLFSSIKTIPLLLFIIASFFYLSPRRIVFSRMHGIVLLFFVLITISSLISYKSQAALMQLCLLLSGILVFFLISSYPSRFIKKGLLLILCIDLLLNTINLLSAVHLIWPFDFWKPPMFLTYAGFPVSAIGVISAFCALVAFYTAIQYRNHAWYLIPSGFLSLYLAFFNQSRASLLAFTLGALCMIVFRLSPKRFFFRTLIVSSLIVLSVAFGLILLLPEEIVARYFSPETLFIRFSLWKFHFQSVLENSPVFGIGLDADSLLAHLPGSHPGVVGYEEFYRFLHSFRSYPQAHNLYVEAFTSFGILGFFVFLTVAGSLSFVTYRMLISQSKETVRLGIFTSGILVFIAVHEFFDFNLGEQHFFIPAALCMSLIRVKLSSKLGTIRANTTASKIIYGCILILLGFLCFQLTWEQRLRNLILVSTQNEIELDNFLIYKEKQTIGKRKKISYPTEEIVKNRIWIRSEENLVLASLVLRKDPKYQNIGESLLDQCVQKYPYSSICRRERAEVLRKKNPNSDFRTDWEEGKKTDPFHIIFTE, encoded by the coding sequence ATGAGCCAAGTTTTCAATATTAAAATTCTACCTCTTCCCTTACTTGCCTTCGCTTTATCTTTGCTGTTTTTTTTCGATCCTTCCAATCCCGCTCTTTCCAGGGATTCGGTCGTATTCGCTTTTTTTGTCTGGGTAATCTGCGCGGGAATTTCTTTTAAGAAAAAGAATCATCGGATTCATCCTTTGTTTCTGTTAGCCTGTCTTCTGTTAATCGGACTTTCCACGATCAACGGGATCAACCGTGCTCCTGTCGTCTATTTTCCGCAAAAGGTAAATATAAAACTTTTGTATGTAGCCGCGCTTTGTATTACTCTGATTTTGTATTTTAAGAACTTTCATCCGATCTTCTTATTCATTCATACGGTTGCGTTTGCCTGTTCGACTCCTCTTTTTTCCAGCATCAAAACCATCCCGCTCCTTCTGTTTATCATCGCTTCGTTTTTCTATTTATCTCCGAGAAGAATCGTATTTTCCAGAATGCACGGAATCGTTCTCTTGTTCTTCGTTCTGATAACGATATCCTCGTTGATTTCCTACAAATCGCAAGCGGCGCTTATGCAGCTTTGCCTTTTGTTGTCCGGAATTCTCGTTTTTTTCCTGATCTCTTCCTATCCAAGTCGCTTTATCAAGAAAGGATTGTTGCTTATTCTTTGCATCGATCTTCTGCTGAATACGATCAATCTGCTTTCAGCCGTTCATTTGATTTGGCCGTTTGATTTTTGGAAACCGCCTATGTTTTTGACGTACGCCGGTTTTCCGGTTTCGGCAATCGGAGTAATTTCCGCGTTTTGTGCCCTCGTCGCGTTTTATACGGCGATCCAATATCGAAATCATGCGTGGTATTTAATTCCGAGCGGATTTCTTTCCCTTTACCTCGCGTTTTTCAACCAATCGAGAGCGAGCTTATTGGCTTTCACGTTAGGCGCTCTTTGCATGATCGTATTTCGATTGAGTCCGAAACGGTTTTTCTTTCGGACCCTGATCGTGTCTTCGCTGATTGTTCTTTCCGTCGCGTTCGGTTTGATTTTGCTTTTGCCGGAAGAAATCGTAGCGCGCTATTTCAGTCCGGAGACCTTATTCATTCGTTTTTCGCTCTGGAAATTTCATTTTCAATCGGTTTTGGAAAACTCCCCCGTTTTCGGAATCGGATTGGACGCGGATTCGTTGCTCGCACATCTTCCGGGATCACATCCGGGCGTGGTTGGTTACGAAGAATTCTATCGTTTTCTTCATTCCTTTCGTTCCTATCCGCAGGCGCATAATCTCTATGTGGAAGCTTTTACAAGTTTTGGAATTCTCGGTTTTTTTGTTTTTCTCACCGTCGCGGGAAGTCTTTCGTTCGTCACGTATCGTATGTTAATTTCACAAAGCAAAGAAACGGTACGGTTGGGAATTTTCACTTCGGGAATTCTTGTTTTTATCGCGGTTCACGAGTTCTTCGACTTCAATTTGGGCGAGCAGCATTTTTTTATTCCCGCCGCGCTTTGTATGTCCTTGATCCGAGTAAAACTGAGTTCTAAATTGGGGACGATTCGGGCGAACACGACTGCATCTAAGATCATTTACGGATGTATTCTTATACTTTTAGGATTTCTTTGTTTTCAACTGACTTGGGAACAAAGACTTAGAAATTTGATTCTTGTCTCCACACAAAACGAGATCGAACTCGATAACTTTCTGATCTATAAAGAAAAACAAACGATCGGTAAAAGAAAAAAAATTTCTTATCCTACCGAAGAAATTGTAAAGAATCGGATTTGGATCCGGTCCGAGGAAAACTTGGTTCTCGCGTCCTTGGTTCTTCGAAAAGATCCAAAGTATCAAAACATAGGCGAATCCCTTTTGGATCAATGCGTTCAGAAATATCCTTATTCTTCCATTTGCCGAAGGGAAAGAGCGGAGGTTCTGCGGAAAAAAAATCCGAATTCCGACTTTCGAACCGATTGGGAGGAAGGCAAAAAAACCGATCCGTTTCATATCATATTTACGGAATAA
- a CDS encoding EAL domain-containing protein, whose protein sequence is MIKPSGTFPKTKSEWDNWFQAGEIIPFFQPILSVERDSIFGYETLGRFRDQSGKIHSLGPFFLDAESDVLDHAERKEIYHLKREIDRDLRRKAILHLLKNQHRFPDAKLFLNISPAYMRDHIEDEEKDPYTIRLVKELGLNPSKIVIEIVEEHFDGSIESLRPLISRYKAEGFLVAIDDLGSRSSNLDRIGIFHPDILKVDLQMLRHSVTSRNFQEILFTISRLSESLGCSLLFEGIENEAELFQSLTYGARFLQGFYFAEALPEMIGQEELKLRFSTLHELFLNHKRQQLIRRIKRENELEEKLDLSGILVNSEEESCSIQIQNPSVLSDFVFRIYVTSPTGSQLSPNYMRIGEVSMDIDLSFVGRNWSWRPYFLEQFYKSMKDSRAEWIISNPYYDISYEILLVTYSKKLPDGNVLFVDVQVPEY, encoded by the coding sequence ATGATAAAGCCTTCCGGCACGTTTCCGAAAACGAAATCAGAATGGGATAATTGGTTCCAGGCTGGGGAAATCATTCCTTTTTTTCAACCGATCCTTTCCGTGGAAAGGGATTCCATTTTCGGTTATGAAACCTTGGGAAGGTTCCGAGATCAATCCGGAAAAATTCATTCTCTCGGTCCTTTCTTTTTGGATGCGGAGTCGGATGTTCTGGATCATGCCGAGCGTAAGGAAATTTATCATCTCAAACGAGAGATAGACCGTGATCTCCGCAGAAAAGCGATCCTACATCTTTTGAAAAATCAACATCGCTTTCCTGACGCGAAACTTTTCCTCAATATTTCGCCGGCGTATATGAGAGATCATATCGAAGACGAAGAAAAGGATCCTTACACGATTCGTCTCGTAAAGGAATTGGGACTCAATCCCTCCAAGATCGTGATTGAAATCGTGGAAGAACATTTCGACGGAAGCATTGAATCGCTTCGTCCTTTGATTTCCCGTTATAAGGCGGAAGGGTTTTTAGTCGCGATCGACGACCTCGGCTCCCGTTCCTCCAACTTGGATCGGATCGGAATCTTTCATCCCGATATTCTCAAGGTCGATCTGCAGATGCTGCGGCATTCGGTCACATCCCGCAACTTTCAGGAAATTCTTTTTACGATTTCCCGTCTTTCGGAATCGTTGGGTTGTTCCTTGTTGTTCGAGGGAATCGAAAACGAAGCGGAACTTTTTCAATCCCTCACATACGGCGCGCGTTTCTTACAGGGATTTTATTTTGCGGAGGCTTTGCCCGAGATGATCGGACAGGAAGAGTTGAAGCTTCGCTTTTCCACTTTGCACGAACTCTTTTTGAATCACAAGCGTCAACAGCTCATTCGAAGAATCAAACGAGAGAACGAATTGGAGGAGAAGCTCGATCTTTCCGGAATTCTCGTAAACTCGGAGGAAGAATCCTGTTCGATCCAGATTCAAAATCCTTCCGTTCTCAGCGACTTTGTGTTTCGAATCTACGTCACAAGCCCGACCGGAAGTCAGCTATCCCCCAACTATATGCGGATCGGAGAGGTTTCGATGGATATCGATCTTTCCTTTGTGGGAAGAAACTGGAGTTGGAGACCGTATTTCCTCGAACAATTCTATAAATCGATGAAGGATTCTCGTGCGGAATGGATCATCAGCAATCCGTATTACGATATCAGCTACGAAATTCTGCTGGTAACCTACAGTAAAAAGCTACCGGACGGAAACGTTCTTTTTGTGGACGTGCAAGTTCCTGAATATTAG
- a CDS encoding LA_3751/LA_3752 family putative glycosyltransferase, which yields MLNRLTHPSVRAGLYMLVVLFLGFNRSKLDQKLPFVSSDSEIKYYQTIMFAERGFEGFTDSECIYPGKTYDPEYRFFPFDYPWAFLKNQETRNCLFQYPPVFALLNGLPAYAFGTKIITFLPLLFLLGSLLIFDRILSFFIPVGWAILLATSIPFVLSFPVLSAVEFSEVPLNNFLLLFFALYLFRSLFADLSSDSGEKKHSNFRIFSFLSGFLAVTAFFLRTESAFPVFLFGFLSFFTQESRNKLKEYLPFSVLGAAVSFLLIGSLNYFYSGHPMGIRFLVSSGDAMSQFSISKQIVIFQGYLFGDATKSGFLKAAPYAILVLGILSNLFRKKKLSGESVFGLVGIGTVFAIAFFSPYTAGVHHFGLRYLESGFLFLSLGISVFLYQRCVTFPKAGNVLVLVVLLSLYYNYKFTREGFKILFGAITPYTEIQNEFQSRKIIVHKGQFTNYLIGSSYLTSMHFAVINERDALALEETLKKNQVPSYSILEYDLEPPRDPNLPEQQYKEKIAVRFADPNRFYRLKDSKKILDFTLRTYQLR from the coding sequence ATGTTAAACCGACTTACCCATCCTTCTGTCCGCGCGGGCCTCTATATGCTCGTTGTTCTGTTCTTAGGATTCAATCGATCCAAGCTGGATCAGAAACTTCCGTTCGTTTCCAGCGACTCGGAAATCAAATATTATCAAACGATTATGTTTGCCGAAAGGGGATTCGAAGGATTTACGGATTCTGAATGTATTTATCCGGGTAAGACCTACGATCCTGAATATCGATTTTTCCCCTTCGATTATCCTTGGGCTTTTTTAAAGAATCAGGAAACTCGAAACTGTCTTTTCCAATACCCTCCCGTTTTCGCTTTGTTAAACGGACTTCCCGCGTACGCGTTTGGAACGAAAATAATCACGTTTCTACCGCTTTTGTTTCTGCTCGGTTCTTTACTGATATTTGACCGCATCCTCTCTTTTTTTATTCCGGTCGGATGGGCGATTTTGCTCGCGACGTCGATTCCTTTCGTTCTCAGTTTTCCCGTGCTTTCCGCGGTCGAATTCTCCGAAGTTCCGTTGAACAATTTTCTTCTATTATTCTTTGCATTGTATCTATTTCGCTCTTTGTTTGCGGACTTGTCGTCGGACTCCGGCGAGAAAAAACATTCAAATTTTAGAATATTTTCTTTTCTTTCCGGTTTTTTGGCTGTCACCGCGTTCTTTTTAAGAACCGAGTCCGCCTTTCCCGTTTTCCTATTCGGCTTCCTTTCCTTTTTCACTCAAGAATCCAGAAACAAACTGAAAGAATATCTCCCTTTTTCCGTATTAGGAGCCGCAGTATCGTTTTTGCTAATCGGAAGTTTGAATTATTTCTATTCGGGACATCCGATGGGAATCCGCTTTCTTGTCAGCTCCGGCGATGCGATGAGTCAATTTTCGATCTCGAAACAAATCGTGATCTTTCAAGGATATCTTTTCGGAGACGCGACGAAGTCCGGCTTTCTAAAGGCGGCTCCCTATGCGATTTTAGTTTTAGGAATTCTTTCCAATCTATTTCGCAAAAAGAAACTATCTGGAGAATCCGTTTTCGGCTTGGTGGGAATCGGAACGGTTTTCGCGATCGCTTTTTTTAGTCCTTACACGGCGGGCGTTCATCATTTCGGCTTGCGATATTTGGAATCGGGCTTTCTATTCTTGTCATTAGGAATTTCTGTTTTTCTGTATCAAAGATGCGTAACGTTTCCGAAAGCCGGAAACGTTTTGGTCCTCGTCGTCTTATTGAGTTTGTATTATAACTACAAGTTTACGCGAGAGGGTTTTAAAATTTTATTCGGCGCAATCACTCCCTATACCGAAATTCAAAACGAGTTTCAATCCAGAAAGATTATCGTTCACAAAGGACAATTTACGAATTACTTGATAGGTTCTTCTTATCTCACTTCCATGCACTTTGCGGTTATTAACGAGAGGGACGCTCTTGCGCTCGAAGAAACATTAAAAAAGAATCAAGTTCCGTCCTACTCGATTTTAGAATACGATCTGGAACCGCCCCGCGACCCGAATCTTCCGGAACAACAATACAAGGAAAAGATCGCGGTTCGTTTTGCCGATCCGAACCGTTTTTACAGATTAAAGGATTCAAAAAAGATTTTGGATTTCACGCTCAGAACGTATCAACTCCGTTGA
- a CDS encoding DUF1577 domain-containing protein, whose protein sequence is METIQRKKRDKETISDPAKKFHIISKFLVKTDIVAQASGGLKQIVKILQVSKDATKILIQTQTPNAFPLNSQVTLTKLLAKYVELDCEVLDEKPNNQLILSVSDISIASKERSLNRIAPPEGTVWITNIRTSKTTIDANLFNIPTSVKVNFADYETKLKSKYDFLKIDVFRTIGDKFDLVKKTRKILFIPNTQKEESYTAFDQEGFIDYASELGDAEDVRKRIIEYANQKIKSELIVPVIYLNHEEQAIPIGFVHAQNRTREIDILEVMEIKTLTFEMVDRIRESNTVLVKERFPIVNISTGGLKVKINHPDLNHDLTKRAGFTFDIFFKMQAPLTAFGVIRSVTKDSEGNLYVGLSIEGNSSRPGERKKYIDNVNRLLAEANQAQS, encoded by the coding sequence ATGGAAACCATTCAAAGAAAAAAAAGAGACAAGGAAACGATTTCCGATCCTGCGAAAAAGTTTCACATCATTTCCAAATTTCTCGTGAAAACCGATATTGTCGCGCAAGCCTCGGGCGGTCTAAAGCAGATCGTCAAAATTCTGCAGGTTTCCAAAGACGCGACGAAAATTCTCATTCAAACGCAGACTCCGAACGCGTTTCCTTTGAACAGCCAAGTCACTCTTACCAAACTACTAGCGAAATACGTGGAACTCGATTGCGAAGTTCTGGATGAAAAACCGAACAACCAGTTGATTCTTTCCGTTTCCGATATTTCGATCGCAAGCAAGGAAAGAAGTTTAAACAGAATTGCGCCTCCCGAAGGAACCGTATGGATCACGAACATACGCACGAGCAAAACGACGATCGACGCGAATCTGTTCAACATTCCCACTTCGGTGAAAGTGAACTTTGCCGACTACGAAACGAAACTGAAATCCAAATACGATTTTTTGAAAATCGACGTGTTCCGCACGATCGGAGATAAGTTCGATCTCGTTAAAAAAACGCGTAAGATTCTTTTTATCCCCAACACACAAAAGGAAGAAAGTTATACTGCCTTTGATCAGGAAGGTTTTATCGACTACGCTTCCGAACTCGGAGATGCGGAAGACGTTCGCAAACGGATCATCGAATATGCGAATCAGAAAATCAAATCGGAACTCATCGTTCCCGTCATCTATCTCAACCACGAAGAACAAGCCATCCCCATCGGGTTCGTTCACGCGCAAAACCGCACCAGAGAAATCGACATTCTCGAGGTGATGGAAATCAAAACGCTTACGTTCGAAATGGTGGATCGAATCCGCGAATCCAACACGGTTCTTGTGAAGGAAAGATTTCCGATCGTGAATATTTCCACGGGAGGTTTGAAGGTAAAGATCAATCACCCCGATTTGAATCACGATCTCACCAAAAGAGCGGGATTCACATTCGATATTTTTTTTAAGATGCAGGCGCCTCTTACGGCGTTCGGAGTCATCCGGTCCGTGACCAAGGATAGCGAAGGTAATCTTTACGTTGGACTTTCGATCGAAGGAAACTCTTCCAGACCGGGAGAAAGAAAGAAATATATCGACAACGTAAACCGCCTACTCGCGGAAGCGAATCAGGCCCAGTCGTAG
- a CDS encoding FAD-binding oxidoreductase, protein MATASKAKTSSPKKKSSAKTSKPSKTKKSSIDIALPAPSKVEAWGMNHHSMSPVVFPETEEDFRDLFSYASSKGIKLTFRGGGCSYGDAATNTKGIVINISKYNRILEFNAKTGVLKAESGVTIKQLWEFGIEKGFWPPVVSGTMFPTLGGALSMNIHGKNNFAVGPIGDHILEFTFMTPDGKVLTCSRKKNQELFFGAISGFGMLGAFLTVTIQMKHIYAGKMKVWPVVSKNLQDMFDYFEREYKHSDYLVGWVDAFASGNSLGRGQIHKAVHLKKGEDPDFPENCKLEKQNLPGTFLGVIPKAWMWMFMLPFSNNLGMRLVNFAKFISGYLTNNKPYMQGHAEYAFLLDYVPNWKFMYKPGSMIQYQSFIPKENAVDGFSEILRICQKRGIVTWLAVFKKHKPDPFLLTHALDGYSMAMDFPVTSGNKKRLWELAGELDEIVLKYGGKFYFAKDSTLRPEIVQRAFPKKNLETFHSLKKKYDPKGILETDLYRRIMGIW, encoded by the coding sequence ATGGCAACCGCATCCAAAGCAAAGACTTCTTCCCCGAAGAAGAAGTCTTCCGCAAAAACTTCGAAACCATCTAAGACGAAAAAATCGTCGATCGACATCGCGCTTCCCGCTCCGAGTAAGGTGGAAGCGTGGGGAATGAATCATCATTCGATGTCTCCCGTCGTATTTCCCGAAACGGAAGAGGACTTCCGCGATCTCTTTTCGTATGCAAGTTCGAAAGGGATAAAACTTACGTTCCGCGGAGGAGGCTGCAGCTACGGAGACGCGGCGACCAACACGAAGGGAATCGTCATCAATATCTCGAAATACAATCGAATCTTAGAATTCAACGCGAAGACAGGAGTTCTCAAAGCGGAATCCGGAGTAACGATCAAACAACTCTGGGAATTCGGAATCGAAAAAGGATTTTGGCCTCCCGTCGTAAGCGGAACCATGTTTCCGACGCTCGGCGGCGCTTTATCCATGAATATCCACGGAAAGAACAACTTCGCCGTGGGACCGATCGGGGATCATATTCTCGAGTTCACCTTTATGACGCCCGACGGAAAGGTTCTTACCTGTTCCCGTAAGAAGAATCAGGAACTGTTCTTCGGAGCCATTTCCGGCTTTGGGATGTTAGGCGCTTTTTTGACCGTGACGATTCAGATGAAACATATCTACGCCGGAAAGATGAAGGTATGGCCGGTCGTAAGTAAAAATCTGCAGGATATGTTCGACTACTTCGAACGGGAATACAAACATTCCGATTACCTCGTGGGTTGGGTGGACGCGTTCGCATCTGGAAATTCTCTCGGAAGAGGACAGATCCACAAAGCGGTTCATTTAAAAAAGGGAGAAGATCCCGATTTTCCGGAAAACTGTAAATTAGAAAAACAGAATTTACCCGGCACCTTTCTCGGAGTGATTCCCAAGGCTTGGATGTGGATGTTTATGCTTCCTTTCTCCAACAACCTCGGAATGAGACTCGTGAACTTCGCGAAGTTTATCTCCGGTTATCTGACCAACAACAAACCCTATATGCAAGGGCATGCGGAGTATGCGTTCTTGTTGGATTACGTTCCGAACTGGAAGTTTATGTATAAACCCGGCTCGATGATCCAATACCAGAGTTTTATACCCAAGGAGAACGCGGTCGACGGTTTTTCGGAAATTTTAAGAATCTGCCAGAAGAGGGGAATCGTCACTTGGCTCGCTGTATTCAAAAAGCATAAACCGGATCCGTTTCTTCTCACGCACGCGCTCGACGGATATTCGATGGCGATGGATTTTCCCGTTACTTCCGGAAACAAAAAAAGACTTTGGGAACTTGCGGGAGAATTGGACGAGATCGTGTTGAAGTACGGCGGCAAATTCTACTTTGCCAAAGACAGCACGCTCCGACCGGAAATCGTTCAACGTGCGTTTCCCAAAAAAAATCTCGAAACCTTTCATTCCCTCAAAAAGAAATACGATCCGAAAGGAATTTTGGAAACGGATCTGTATAGAAGGATTATGGGAATCTGGTAA
- a CDS encoding glycosyltransferase family 39 protein translates to MGRWNAFVTSFKKNKDIKVFLVLFAAGAFIRLFRLDLQSPWEDELFSIRASSETSLNNLWDWMKNDPHPPLYQTVLYFWFQLFGPTVFVGRMLSAIAGLSVPLAFYAFSPAALSGRIRVSVAALLSLSTGLIYYSQELRSYSLLILFCTIQLTVLLKLVYEEDKKSSLTWSLLGISLVASYTHFFGFIWSASSFLGIFLYEWILSKKFPKREFFFGIGFAILFLPALYLLFNSDKIGIASWIPEAGLTAFLVFFDLMFHSGILKKFIPGIVASLALFAGFASLYFQRNQNDSESVNLEQAHKKASILLLLILLIFSVVLGILSAIQPLITARNLLVTAPALYFLVATGFSLFPIYKGRRLESVLILISIVSLYYFTRYYYKPYKEQWRESSQYIISEIKEHPEEFTILCSSHAYNMEYFLKTAGIQGVVPKIYSKEEADLFIKDPARRKLVILETSWKYLDAEQVDVLFSRKVFDRNDRLFYGMRVISIRK, encoded by the coding sequence ATGGGCCGATGGAACGCGTTTGTAACTTCATTTAAAAAGAATAAGGATATAAAAGTATTCCTCGTTCTTTTTGCTGCGGGCGCTTTTATCCGGCTTTTCCGACTGGATCTGCAAAGTCCCTGGGAAGACGAGCTCTTTTCGATCCGTGCATCCTCCGAGACTTCGCTTAACAATCTTTGGGATTGGATGAAGAACGATCCACATCCTCCCTTGTATCAAACCGTATTGTATTTTTGGTTTCAGCTTTTCGGTCCCACGGTTTTTGTCGGGAGAATGCTCAGTGCAATCGCGGGATTGTCGGTTCCGCTCGCGTTTTACGCGTTTTCTCCCGCGGCTCTCAGCGGACGAATTCGAGTGAGCGTCGCGGCGCTTTTGAGTTTATCGACCGGGTTGATTTATTATTCGCAGGAACTTCGTTCTTACAGTCTATTGATTTTGTTTTGCACGATTCAGTTGACGGTTCTTTTAAAACTAGTCTACGAAGAGGACAAGAAGTCCTCTCTTACATGGAGTTTATTAGGAATTTCTTTAGTAGCGTCTTATACTCACTTTTTCGGATTTATCTGGTCCGCCTCCTCGTTTCTTGGAATCTTTTTGTACGAATGGATTCTTTCTAAAAAATTTCCCAAGAGAGAATTCTTTTTCGGGATAGGGTTTGCGATTTTGTTTCTTCCCGCCTTATATCTTTTATTCAATTCGGATAAGATCGGGATCGCATCTTGGATTCCGGAAGCGGGATTAACCGCGTTTCTCGTCTTCTTCGATCTGATGTTTCATTCCGGAATTTTAAAGAAGTTTATACCGGGAATCGTCGCTTCCTTAGCTTTATTTGCCGGGTTTGCCTCTTTGTATTTTCAAAGGAATCAAAACGATTCCGAGTCGGTGAATTTGGAACAAGCTCATAAAAAGGCTTCTATTTTGCTTCTTTTGATCCTACTGATTTTTTCCGTTGTCCTGGGGATCTTATCCGCGATTCAGCCTTTGATCACCGCGAGAAATCTTTTGGTTACGGCTCCCGCTTTGTATTTTTTGGTCGCAACGGGTTTTTCTCTTTTTCCTATCTACAAAGGAAGAAGATTGGAATCCGTTTTGATTTTGATTTCAATCGTTTCGCTCTATTATTTTACCCGATATTATTATAAACCGTATAAGGAACAGTGGAGAGAAAGCTCCCAATACATCATTTCCGAAATAAAGGAACATCCGGAAGAGTTTACGATATTATGTTCTTCTCATGCGTATAACATGGAATATTTCCTAAAAACCGCGGGAATTCAAGGGGTCGTTCCTAAAATTTACAGCAAGGAAGAAGCGGATCTTTTTATAAAAGACCCCGCCCGCAGAAAACTCGTGATCCTCGAAACTTCGTGGAAATATCTCGATGCGGAACAAGTGGACGTTTTGTTCAGTCGCAAAGTATTCGATCGGAATGATCGGTTGTTTTACGGAATGCGCGTCATCTCCATTCGCAAATAG